In Archangium violaceum, the following are encoded in one genomic region:
- a CDS encoding glycoside hydrolase family 15 protein: MPRPIEDYALIGDTQTAALVGRDGSIDWLCLPRFDSGACFAALLGEPEHGRWKLAPAEEPPRQVRRRYREGSLVLETEFTTADGVVRVVDCMPPRDRTPDVIRVVEGVKGRVPMRMELVIRFDYGSVVPWVTRTGEELRAEAGPDALSLYSPVRTQGQGLHTLADFTVSEGQRIPFVLRWHPSNEPPPPPLDGLTAAADTQAWWREWSSHCTYRGSWHEPVHTSLMTLKALTYAPTGGIVAAATTSLPERLGGVRNWDYRFCWLRDATFTLYSLVLSGFREEAQAWRDWLLRSVAGDPAKLQIMYGVAGERRLTETDLDWLPGYAGSKPVRTGNAAVHQFQLDVYGEVMDALHQAHRTGLVRDRRAWDVALVLMDFLESGWSKPDEGLWEVRGERQHFTHSKVMAWVAFDRAVRSAEHNKLPGPVERWRKLRHAIHEEICQRGYDPKLGAFTQAYGSSSMDASLLLMPLVGFLPPRDPRVLGTVRAIERELMHEGLVRRYHTHETEDGLPPGEGVFLACSFWLADNYILQGRMDEAEALFNRLLGLRNDVGLLSEEYDPVNRRMLGNFPQAFSHVGLVNTAFNLERHRNSPAIHRRENHNGVQEQPSS; this comes from the coding sequence ATGCCCCGCCCCATCGAGGACTACGCACTCATCGGAGACACCCAGACCGCGGCACTGGTGGGACGGGACGGCTCCATCGACTGGCTGTGTCTGCCCCGCTTCGACTCGGGCGCCTGCTTCGCGGCCCTGCTCGGTGAGCCGGAGCACGGCCGTTGGAAGCTGGCGCCCGCGGAAGAGCCTCCCCGGCAGGTGCGGCGGCGCTACCGCGAGGGCAGCCTGGTGCTGGAGACGGAGTTCACCACCGCCGACGGCGTGGTGCGGGTGGTGGACTGCATGCCTCCGCGCGACCGCACGCCGGACGTCATCCGCGTGGTGGAGGGCGTGAAGGGCCGGGTGCCCATGCGCATGGAGCTCGTCATCCGTTTCGACTACGGCTCGGTGGTGCCGTGGGTGACCCGGACGGGCGAGGAGCTGCGCGCGGAGGCGGGACCGGATGCCCTCAGCCTCTACTCTCCGGTGAGGACGCAAGGGCAGGGACTTCACACGTTGGCGGACTTCACCGTGTCCGAGGGCCAGCGCATCCCCTTCGTCCTGCGCTGGCATCCCTCCAACGAGCCACCGCCTCCGCCCCTGGACGGACTGACGGCGGCGGCGGACACCCAGGCCTGGTGGCGGGAGTGGTCGAGCCACTGCACCTATCGAGGCTCCTGGCACGAGCCCGTCCACACCTCGCTGATGACGCTCAAGGCCCTCACCTACGCGCCCACCGGAGGCATCGTGGCGGCGGCCACCACCTCGCTGCCCGAGCGGCTCGGCGGCGTGCGCAACTGGGACTACCGCTTCTGCTGGCTACGGGACGCCACCTTCACCCTCTACTCCCTGGTGCTCAGCGGCTTCCGGGAGGAGGCCCAGGCGTGGCGCGACTGGCTGCTGCGCTCGGTGGCGGGAGACCCCGCGAAGCTGCAAATCATGTACGGGGTGGCCGGCGAGCGCCGCCTCACCGAGACCGACCTGGACTGGCTGCCCGGCTATGCGGGCTCCAAGCCGGTGCGCACGGGCAACGCCGCGGTCCACCAGTTCCAGCTCGACGTCTATGGAGAGGTGATGGACGCGCTGCACCAGGCGCACCGCACCGGGCTGGTCCGCGACAGGCGCGCCTGGGACGTGGCGCTCGTGCTGATGGACTTCCTGGAGTCCGGGTGGAGCAAGCCCGACGAGGGGCTCTGGGAAGTGCGCGGGGAGCGCCAGCACTTCACCCACTCGAAGGTGATGGCCTGGGTGGCCTTTGATCGCGCGGTGAGGTCGGCGGAGCACAACAAGCTGCCGGGGCCCGTGGAGCGCTGGAGGAAGCTGCGCCACGCCATCCACGAGGAGATCTGCCAGCGGGGCTACGATCCGAAGCTCGGAGCCTTCACCCAGGCGTATGGCTCATCGAGCATGGACGCGAGTCTGCTGTTGATGCCGCTGGTGGGCTTCCTTCCGCCCAGGGATCCACGGGTGCTGGGCACCGTGCGCGCCATCGAGCGGGAGTTGATGCACGAAGGCCTCGTTCGGCGCTACCACACCCACGAGACGGAGGACGGACTGCCCCCGGGCGAGGGAGTCTTCCTCGCCTGCTCCTTCTGGCTCGCGGACAACTACATCCTGCAGGGCCGCATGGACGAGGCGGAGGCGCTCTTCAACCGGCTGCTCGGCCTGCGCAATGACGTGGGGCTGCTGTCCGAGGAGTACGATCCGGTGAACCGGCGCATGCTGGGCAACTTCCCGCAGGCCTTCTCGCACGTGGGACTCGTCAACACGGCGTTCAACCTCGAGCGGCACCGCAACAGCCCCGCCATCCACCGGCGAGAGAATCACAACGGCGTGCAGGAGCAGCCGTCATCCTGA
- the sitA6 gene encoding SitA6 family polymorphic toxin lipoprotein, whose product MDILTVRRGLALLCTLLSACVTSPGPVHESDEAPEAVASWEEARADPSCVVPRCDEERCALWRCQDLVEVDSHPVVLVRGAVGLRPPLVGNPNRWWGRTLAAPTSVEPVFEIPWHNWKTRDQRAQPKHPLSCMLPPEPLEKHHLFPQQDRLAAWFKVKRIDIHAFTIRLPQGFHRWLHSGGPEGGQWNEAWRQFQRENPGASTERIWQFAFELMERFRVNGPLVP is encoded by the coding sequence ATGGACATCCTGACCGTCAGGAGAGGACTCGCGCTCCTCTGCACGCTGCTGAGCGCTTGTGTCACCTCGCCGGGCCCGGTGCATGAATCCGACGAGGCACCCGAAGCCGTGGCCTCGTGGGAGGAGGCCCGAGCGGACCCGAGCTGTGTGGTACCGCGGTGTGACGAAGAGCGCTGCGCGCTCTGGCGCTGCCAGGACCTGGTGGAGGTGGACTCCCATCCCGTGGTGCTGGTGCGTGGGGCCGTGGGCCTACGACCTCCCCTGGTGGGCAATCCCAATCGCTGGTGGGGCCGCACACTGGCCGCCCCCACCTCCGTAGAACCCGTCTTCGAGATCCCCTGGCACAACTGGAAGACTCGAGACCAGCGCGCTCAGCCCAAGCACCCGCTCTCATGCATGCTGCCGCCCGAGCCGCTCGAAAAGCACCACCTCTTCCCGCAGCAGGACAGGCTGGCCGCATGGTTCAAGGTCAAGCGGATCGACATTCACGCATTCACCATCCGCCTCCCTCAAGGTTTCCACCGATGGCTCCACAGTGGTGGCCCTGAAGGCGGCCAATGGAATGAGGCCTGGCGGCAGTTTCAAAGAGAAAACCCTGGAGCCTCCACGGAGCGGATCTGGCAGTTCGCGTTCGAGCTCATGGAACGGTTCAGGGTCAATGGTCCG
- a CDS encoding HdeD family acid-resistance protein — MAISDSNPGSDINDTRGSRTLASMWGGPFVMGLLIALLGIVALGAVVLTSFLSVIFYGAMLVAAGIFEVVHAFRVRKTGPFLLFLLGGILSLVVGALVLARPGAGLVALTLLMAGYFFASGLFRSITSLADRYTGWGWDFAYGIVSVALGAIIFAQLPYSSLWALGVVVGVEILARGVSLMAGSLAVRGAMRKLHA; from the coding sequence ATGGCCATCTCGGATTCGAATCCCGGTTCGGACATCAACGACACGCGTGGCTCACGGACGCTGGCGAGCATGTGGGGCGGCCCCTTCGTGATGGGGCTGCTCATTGCCCTGCTCGGCATCGTGGCGCTGGGCGCGGTCGTCCTCACCAGCTTCCTGTCGGTCATCTTCTACGGGGCGATGCTGGTGGCGGCGGGCATCTTCGAGGTCGTCCACGCCTTCCGCGTCCGAAAGACAGGCCCCTTCCTGCTCTTCCTGTTGGGCGGCATCCTCTCCCTCGTGGTGGGCGCGCTGGTGCTCGCTCGTCCGGGTGCCGGGCTGGTGGCGTTGACGCTCCTGATGGCGGGGTACTTCTTCGCCAGCGGGCTCTTCCGGAGCATCACGTCGCTCGCGGACCGGTACACCGGCTGGGGGTGGGACTTCGCCTACGGCATCGTGTCCGTGGCGCTGGGCGCCATCATCTTCGCCCAGCTGCCCTATTCCTCGTTGTGGGCCCTGGGCGTGGTGGTGGGCGTGGAGATCCTCGCCCGTGGCGTCTCCCTCATGGCGGGCTCGCTCGCGGTACGCGGAGCGATGCGCAAGCTCCACGCCTGA
- the zwf gene encoding glucose-6-phosphate dehydrogenase, whose amino-acid sequence MADVPVSDALVFFGATGDLAYKQIFPALQALVVRHRLAIPIIGVAKAGWGLEQLRERARDSIRAHGGFDEAAFQHLSQLLRYVDGDYRDPKTFDRVREALGGAKRPLHYLAIPPSLFATVVEGLSHSTCLGQGVRVVVEKPFGRDLASARALNETLHRFLPESAIFRIDHFLGKEPVQNLLFFRFANVFLEPIWNRQHVRGVQVTLAESFGVQGRGAFYEEVGAIRDVLQNHLLQIVGLLTMDAPFCSDPENLRDEKARVFKAMRSLDPASVVRGQFRGYRGERGVSPTSDVETFAAVRLFIDSWRWADVPFFIRSGKCLPTNATEVFVELNHPPRPIFEEPFMASPNSVRFRLGPDVRISIGARAKKPGGNMTGEDVDLVAIQHAGGTMRPYERLLGDAMRGDVSLFARQESVEEAWRVVDPIVGGATPLYEYEPGTWGPPQADDLIAPHGRWRPTLSTSGGAEVPGLAHTDEPRLAQEEEAARGPGPTAVH is encoded by the coding sequence ATGGCGGATGTGCCCGTTTCGGATGCCCTCGTCTTCTTCGGAGCCACCGGAGACCTGGCGTACAAGCAGATATTTCCCGCCCTGCAGGCGCTGGTGGTCCGCCACCGGCTGGCGATTCCCATCATCGGCGTGGCCAAGGCGGGCTGGGGACTGGAGCAGCTGCGCGAGCGGGCGCGCGACAGCATCCGGGCTCACGGTGGATTCGACGAGGCCGCCTTCCAGCACCTGAGTCAGTTGCTGCGCTACGTGGATGGGGACTACCGCGACCCGAAGACCTTCGACCGCGTCCGCGAGGCGCTCGGTGGAGCGAAGCGCCCGCTGCACTACCTGGCCATCCCTCCGAGCCTCTTCGCCACGGTGGTGGAGGGACTGTCCCACTCCACCTGTCTGGGGCAGGGCGTGCGGGTGGTGGTGGAGAAGCCCTTCGGGAGGGACCTGGCCTCCGCGCGCGCCCTCAACGAGACGCTGCACCGCTTCCTGCCCGAGTCCGCCATCTTCCGCATCGACCACTTCCTGGGGAAGGAGCCGGTGCAGAACCTGCTCTTCTTCCGCTTCGCCAACGTCTTCCTGGAGCCCATCTGGAACCGGCAGCACGTGCGCGGCGTGCAGGTGACGCTGGCCGAGAGCTTCGGCGTGCAGGGCCGCGGCGCCTTCTACGAGGAGGTGGGCGCCATCCGGGACGTGCTGCAGAACCACCTGCTGCAGATCGTCGGGCTGCTGACCATGGATGCGCCGTTCTGCTCGGACCCCGAGAACCTGCGCGACGAGAAGGCCCGGGTCTTCAAGGCCATGCGCTCGCTCGACCCGGCCAGCGTGGTGCGTGGCCAGTTCCGCGGCTACCGGGGGGAGCGCGGCGTCTCGCCCACCTCCGACGTGGAGACGTTCGCCGCGGTGCGCCTGTTCATCGACTCGTGGCGCTGGGCGGACGTGCCCTTCTTCATCCGTTCGGGCAAGTGTCTGCCCACCAACGCCACCGAGGTGTTCGTCGAGCTGAACCACCCGCCGCGCCCCATCTTCGAGGAGCCCTTCATGGCCTCCCCCAACTCGGTGCGCTTCCGCCTTGGCCCGGACGTGCGCATCTCCATCGGCGCGCGCGCGAAGAAGCCCGGTGGGAACATGACGGGCGAGGACGTGGACCTGGTGGCCATCCAGCACGCCGGCGGGACGATGAGGCCCTACGAGCGGCTGCTCGGCGATGCCATGCGCGGCGATGTCTCGCTCTTCGCGCGCCAGGAGAGCGTCGAGGAGGCGTGGCGGGTGGTGGACCCCATCGTGGGCGGCGCCACGCCGCTGTACGAATACGAGCCCGGTACCTGGGGCCCGCCCCAGGCCGATGACCTCATCGCTCCTCATGGCAGGTGGCGCCCCACGCTGAGCACCTCGGGAGGGGCGGAGGTCCCAGGGCTCGCTCACACCGATGAGCCTCGACTCGCCCAGGAGGAGGAAGCCGCGCGAGGCCCCGGCCCGACGGCCGTACATTGA
- the gnd gene encoding phosphogluconate dehydrogenase (NAD(+)-dependent, decarboxylating): MDLGMIGLGRMGASMVRRLLDGGHRCVVHDLNRRAVEELQGQGAVGAFSLEELVRRLPAPRRVWLMLPAAVVDGTLARLVPLLDAGDTVIDGGNSYYRDDLRRAAELRPRGLHYVDVGVSGGVWGRERGYCLMIGGEPEQVRGLEPIFAALAPGVLSAPRTPGREGPPSPAEQGWLHCGPNGAGHFVKMVHNGIEYGLMAAYAEGFNILRHANVGKHRHDADAETTPLRNPEEFLYELDLPEVAELWRRGSVVGSWLLDLTTQALRGDPELSGFSGQVSDSGEGRWTLAAAVDEGVPAPVLGSALFQRFGSRGQGDFADKLLSAMRHAFGGHQEKKGG; the protein is encoded by the coding sequence ATGGACCTGGGGATGATCGGGCTCGGACGGATGGGGGCCTCCATGGTGCGCCGGTTGCTCGACGGGGGGCACCGGTGCGTCGTCCATGACTTGAACCGGCGGGCCGTCGAGGAGCTCCAGGGGCAGGGAGCGGTGGGCGCCTTCTCGCTGGAGGAGCTGGTACGGCGGCTCCCCGCTCCGCGCAGGGTGTGGCTGATGCTGCCCGCGGCCGTGGTGGATGGCACGCTGGCGAGGCTGGTGCCGCTGCTCGACGCCGGGGACACCGTCATCGACGGCGGCAATTCGTACTACCGCGATGACCTGCGCCGCGCGGCGGAGCTGCGTCCGCGGGGACTGCACTACGTGGACGTAGGCGTGAGCGGTGGAGTGTGGGGGCGGGAGCGGGGCTATTGCCTGATGATTGGCGGAGAGCCGGAGCAGGTTCGCGGGCTGGAGCCCATCTTCGCCGCGCTGGCCCCCGGAGTCCTCTCCGCGCCGCGTACGCCGGGCCGCGAGGGCCCACCGTCCCCCGCCGAGCAGGGCTGGCTGCACTGCGGGCCGAATGGCGCGGGCCACTTCGTGAAGATGGTGCACAACGGCATCGAGTACGGCCTCATGGCCGCCTACGCCGAGGGGTTCAACATCCTGCGCCACGCCAACGTCGGCAAGCACCGGCACGACGCGGACGCGGAGACGACGCCGCTGCGCAACCCCGAGGAGTTCCTGTACGAGCTCGACCTGCCCGAGGTGGCCGAGCTGTGGCGGCGGGGCAGTGTCGTCGGCTCCTGGCTGTTGGACCTCACCACGCAGGCGCTGCGCGGCGACCCCGAGCTGAGCGGGTTCTCCGGCCAGGTCTCCGACTCCGGCGAGGGGCGGTGGACCCTGGCGGCGGCCGTCGACGAGGGCGTGCCCGCGCCCGTGCTCGGCAGCGCCCTCTTCCAACGATTCGGCAGCCGGGGGCAGGGCGACTTCGCCGACAAGCTGTTGTCCGCCATGCGCCACGCGTTCGGCGGTCACCAGGAGAAGAAGGGAGGGTGA
- a CDS encoding SAM-dependent methyltransferase — translation MLADAFMLLHTDLPREAPGSDDTTREALRRLRPLLPAAPEVLDLGCGPGRQTLVLAEELATRVTAVDLHAPFLARLEAEAAARGLGHLVRTRCADFGALEEAPGSVDLLWSEGAIYLLGWAEGLRRWRPLLRPGGLMAVTEATWLTGSPPDKAAAFWREAYPTMGTIASNGAAARAAGFEVLDTFVLPESAWWDEYYAPLRARIESLRARAREDALLATAIAETEREISLYSRHGSSYGYVFYLLQSRGPGSSGALP, via the coding sequence ATGCTGGCCGATGCCTTCATGCTGCTGCACACGGACCTGCCCCGAGAGGCGCCTGGGAGTGACGACACCACCCGCGAGGCGCTTCGCCGGCTCCGTCCGTTGCTTCCCGCCGCGCCCGAGGTGCTCGACCTCGGCTGTGGTCCCGGCCGGCAGACGCTCGTGCTGGCGGAGGAGCTCGCTACCCGCGTCACCGCCGTGGATCTGCATGCGCCCTTCCTGGCGCGGCTGGAGGCCGAGGCCGCGGCACGGGGACTGGGGCACCTCGTCCGCACGCGGTGCGCCGACTTCGGGGCGCTCGAGGAGGCGCCGGGCAGCGTGGACCTGCTCTGGTCCGAGGGTGCCATCTACCTGCTGGGCTGGGCCGAGGGCCTGCGGCGGTGGCGCCCGCTGCTGCGTCCCGGTGGACTGATGGCCGTCACCGAGGCGACATGGCTCACGGGCTCGCCGCCGGACAAGGCCGCCGCCTTCTGGCGCGAGGCCTACCCCACCATGGGCACCATCGCGTCCAACGGCGCCGCCGCGCGCGCGGCCGGCTTCGAGGTGCTGGACACCTTCGTCCTGCCGGAGTCGGCGTGGTGGGACGAGTACTACGCTCCGCTGCGGGCGCGCATCGAGTCGCTTCGCGCACGGGCGCGCGAGGACGCGCTCCTCGCCACCGCGATCGCCGAGACGGAGCGTGAGATCTCCCTCTACTCGCGGCATGGCTCGTCCTACGGCTACGTCTTCTATCTGCTCCAGAGCCGCGGTCCGGGCTCGAGCGGTGCCCTCCCGTAG